Proteins encoded together in one Papaver somniferum cultivar HN1 unplaced genomic scaffold, ASM357369v1 unplaced-scaffold_21, whole genome shotgun sequence window:
- the LOC113339558 gene encoding putative F-box protein At1g46984, whose protein sequence is MNANPYPNYAFGFDPLTGKHKVLCMWEISRYAPWDGNGMVHVKVDISCEVFTVGENKWRKLDDVPPVVKLHGRPVYANGSIYIRNSGLSDPPGDELILAFDVGTEKFRVIEIPTFIVKYSATSRESCSFLGEYFLQVDGYMALLDRVDEDVVKLWISDDSCSEKKRTTKWTEETILLPFPWGRGCPLDVTAVEGTNQLIITSPTPGTCLRSFVSLYIYDRVTKSSQKIDITGIVASPLLMRPYGYDMFIYHESLVPVHQKPAAEEIPDQTCSFTTGLKME, encoded by the coding sequence ATGAATGCTAATCCATATCCAAATTATGCATTTGGTTTTGATCCTTTGACCGGTAAACACAAAGTATTGTGCATGTGGGAGATATCCCGATATGCTCCTTGGGATGGAAATGGAATGGTGCACGTGAAAGTTGATATTAGTTGTGAAGTTTTTACTGTCGGTGAAAATAAATGGAGGAAACTAGATGATGTGCCGCCGGTGGTTAAGTTACATGGACGTCCTGTTTATGCAAACGGCTCCATCTATATAAGGAATTCTGGTTTGAGTGACCCTCCGGGTGATGAACTCATTCTGGCATTTGATGTTGGAACTGAAAAgtttagagtgattgagatccCCACATTCATCGTTAAATATTCTGCGACTTCAAGAGAAAGTTGTAGTTTTCTGGGAGAATATTTCTTACAAGTAGATGGATACATGGCTCTATTGGATAGAGTGGATGAGGATGTTGTCAAACTATGGATATCTGATGATAGTTGCAGTGAGAAGAAGAGGACTACGAAGTGGACCGAGGAAACCATATTGCTTCCTTTTCCGTGGGGAAGAGGGTGTCCTCTTGATGTTACTGCAGTCGAAGGAACAAATCAACTAATCATAACATCACCTACTCCCGGTACGTGTCTTAGATCATTTGTGAGTCTGTATATTTATGATCGGGTTACGAAGAGTTCTCAGAAGATTGACATCACTGGTATAGTAGCATCACCGTTATTGATGCGTCCATATGGTTACGACATGTTTATCTATCACGAAAGTCTTGTACCTGTTCATCAAAAGCCAGCTGCAGAAGAGATACCTGATCAAACTTGCAGCTTCACCACTGGTTTAAAGATGGAATAA